A genomic region of Rhodococcus oxybenzonivorans contains the following coding sequences:
- a CDS encoding helix-turn-helix transcriptional regulator, with translation MTPGRTWHEALSKKQMMGILSVLEICEDAGGGPEFKKALVEAISTYFDVRDVTFFHGPTFPEIFNDPSPLLTGAAEPLLMVYHEKWQDKDVFAMPQARRVLTTAGFTTLDELSRLPVPQRSYVVDYLNPNDMTTASAIHLPLADGEALIGMFGQVRTWGESDMLAVRMLARQLRARTATIAAAAESATVDPLEHLTPRQLEVAELVSDGLSNFEIAQELSLSELSIKKYISRIFDITGHRNRSELATAVLRRVRRPQA, from the coding sequence GTGACTCCCGGTCGGACCTGGCACGAAGCGCTGTCGAAGAAACAGATGATGGGCATCCTCTCCGTGCTCGAGATCTGCGAGGATGCGGGCGGCGGGCCCGAGTTCAAGAAGGCCCTGGTCGAGGCCATCTCCACGTACTTCGACGTCCGTGACGTCACGTTCTTCCACGGCCCCACATTTCCCGAGATCTTCAATGATCCGTCCCCGCTGCTGACCGGCGCCGCGGAGCCGCTGCTCATGGTCTACCACGAGAAGTGGCAGGACAAAGACGTCTTCGCGATGCCGCAGGCGCGCCGCGTCCTCACCACTGCAGGCTTCACCACTCTCGATGAACTGTCCCGGCTGCCGGTGCCGCAACGCTCGTATGTCGTCGATTATCTGAACCCGAACGACATGACGACCGCGTCTGCGATACACCTGCCGCTCGCCGACGGGGAGGCCCTGATTGGGATGTTCGGTCAGGTCCGGACGTGGGGTGAGTCGGACATGCTGGCCGTGCGTATGCTCGCCCGCCAGCTGCGAGCCCGCACTGCGACGATCGCCGCCGCGGCTGAATCTGCAACCGTCGACCCCCTCGAACACCTCACGCCGCGCCAACTCGAGGTTGCCGAACTCGTCAGCGACGGCCTGAGTAACTTCGAGATCGCGCAGGAGCTCTCGCTGTCGGAACTGTCGATCAAGAAGTACATCAGTCGGATCTTCGACATCACGGGTCATCGCAACCGCTCCGAACTCGCGACTGCGGTGCTGCGTCGCGTTCGCAGGCCGCAGGCTTAG
- the ribB gene encoding 3,4-dihydroxy-2-butanone-4-phosphate synthase — protein sequence MMGDANSSVARCLEQLRLGRPVIVVDDESREDEADLVMAAEFATVDSIAFFLDHTSGFLCVAMPQSRTVELDLPQMVTDSTDPLGTAFTVSVDAVVGVTTGISAGDRAQTIRMLAAPDAVRTDFTRPGHVMPLRARAGGVLERRGHTEAAVDLCAEAGLEPVGLICEIISADRRGMLSRGDVGAFARHHGLAVITIDQLVAHRRAGAISRGARCRLPTDYGYFETIAYRSSGGAEHLALIKGEIGVGTPLVRVHSECLTGDTLGSRRCDCGAQLRTAMSEIAAADSGILIYLGGHEGRGIGLAAKIAAYRLQDLDGLDTVDANLRLGMPVDNRDFRDAASILHDLGAGRIRLLTNNPAKSEALREHGVDVAEVVGLEITATADSLGYLATKRDRLGHHLSPEKAVI from the coding sequence ATGATGGGTGACGCCAACTCCTCCGTGGCCCGGTGCCTGGAGCAGCTACGCCTCGGGCGTCCGGTGATCGTAGTTGACGATGAATCCCGCGAGGACGAAGCCGATCTGGTGATGGCGGCGGAGTTCGCGACGGTCGACAGTATCGCCTTCTTCCTCGACCACACCTCCGGATTCCTCTGTGTCGCCATGCCGCAATCGCGCACGGTTGAACTCGACCTACCGCAGATGGTCACCGACTCGACAGATCCTCTCGGCACCGCGTTCACCGTCAGCGTCGATGCGGTGGTCGGCGTCACCACCGGGATCAGCGCGGGAGATCGTGCCCAGACGATCCGCATGCTGGCAGCGCCGGACGCCGTCCGCACCGATTTCACCCGTCCCGGTCATGTCATGCCGCTGCGTGCCCGCGCTGGCGGAGTACTCGAACGCCGAGGACACACAGAGGCCGCCGTCGATCTCTGTGCCGAAGCCGGGCTCGAGCCGGTGGGGCTCATCTGCGAGATCATCAGTGCCGATCGTCGAGGAATGTTGTCGCGCGGCGACGTCGGTGCGTTCGCGAGACACCATGGTCTGGCCGTGATCACCATCGATCAGCTCGTCGCACACCGTCGCGCCGGTGCGATATCGCGTGGCGCCCGGTGCCGACTACCCACCGACTACGGCTACTTCGAAACAATTGCTTACCGGTCCTCGGGCGGCGCTGAGCATCTGGCGCTGATCAAGGGTGAGATCGGTGTCGGCACCCCCCTCGTCCGAGTACACAGCGAATGCCTCACCGGCGACACCCTCGGTTCCCGGCGCTGTGACTGTGGCGCGCAGTTGCGCACGGCGATGTCTGAGATCGCTGCGGCGGATTCGGGGATCCTGATCTATCTCGGCGGACACGAAGGACGCGGCATCGGGCTGGCCGCAAAGATCGCGGCCTACCGGCTACAGGACCTCGACGGCCTCGACACCGTCGACGCGAATCTGCGCCTGGGTATGCCCGTCGACAACCGTGACTTCCGTGACGCCGCGTCCATCTTGCATGACCTCGGCGCCGGACGGATTCGGTTACTCACCAACAATCCGGCCAAGTCAGAGGCGCTGCGTGAGCACGGTGTCGACGTCGCCGAGGTCGTCGGACTCGAGATTACGGCCACCGCCGATAGCCTCGGCTATTTGGCGACCAAACGAGACCGGCTCGGCCATCATCTCTCCCCAGAGAAAGCAGTGATCTGA
- a CDS encoding flavin reductase family protein, whose product MSTHCITDGNHAINVADPTGVGTAFREALAHFCSGVVIVTAANATGSPVGMTVGSFTSISMNPPLVGFFAGQNSTTLPHIIAEGGFCVNVLSEDQHGLARTFARSGVDKFAGTDWAPATNGSPRLAGAHAWIDCTLDQRQSIGDHDLVVGHVDALVVPQPNEPLVFHRSVFHGLRAHG is encoded by the coding sequence ATGAGTACGCACTGCATCACCGACGGCAACCACGCGATCAACGTCGCCGACCCAACTGGTGTCGGCACCGCATTCCGGGAAGCGCTGGCACACTTCTGCTCTGGGGTGGTGATAGTGACGGCGGCCAATGCCACCGGTTCGCCGGTCGGGATGACGGTTGGTTCGTTCACGTCGATCTCGATGAATCCGCCGCTCGTTGGATTCTTCGCGGGTCAGAACTCGACCACGCTGCCGCACATCATCGCCGAGGGCGGGTTCTGCGTCAATGTGCTGTCCGAAGACCAACACGGGCTCGCTCGCACGTTCGCGCGCAGTGGTGTCGACAAGTTCGCCGGTACCGACTGGGCACCCGCCACCAACGGTTCACCGCGCCTGGCCGGAGCGCACGCCTGGATCGACTGCACCCTCGATCAGCGGCAGAGCATCGGCGACCACGACCTGGTCGTCGGCCATGTGGACGCGCTGGTTGTCCCACAACCGAATGAACCGCTGGTCTTTCATCGCTCGGTGTTCCACGGTTTGCGAGCTCACGGATGA
- a CDS encoding SRPBCC family protein: MFNVTVELDFPASADTVWSWVGNAGDIASWIPAIGSSRMEDDVRHVVFTDGEPARERIIEHIDAERTYTYQYIDGPLPLQHYQSTIRVLEAADNTCLVRWSAEFGAESAEVEAGLAAAIDGIYSDALNELKSKVVAV; encoded by the coding sequence ATGTTCAATGTAACTGTGGAACTAGACTTTCCGGCATCGGCCGACACCGTGTGGAGTTGGGTCGGAAACGCCGGCGACATCGCGTCGTGGATCCCGGCCATCGGTTCGTCCCGGATGGAGGACGACGTGCGCCATGTCGTCTTCACCGACGGGGAACCGGCCCGCGAACGGATCATCGAGCACATCGATGCGGAGCGGACCTACACCTACCAGTACATCGACGGACCACTCCCGTTGCAGCACTATCAGTCGACCATCCGGGTGCTCGAGGCCGCCGACAACACTTGCCTGGTGCGCTGGTCGGCGGAGTTCGGCGCCGAGTCGGCCGAGGTCGAGGCGGGGCTCGCCGCAGCGATTGACGGAATCTATTCCGACGCACTCAACGAATTGAAGTCCAAAGTAGTAGCTGTGTGA
- a CDS encoding LLM class flavin-dependent oxidoreductase, whose product MNRLKFGTFLAPIHTPGQNPTLLLQRDLEFVQYLETLGYDEAWFGEHHSAGAEIYASPEIMIAAAGERTSRIKLGTGVTSVSYHNPLWAAERMVMLDHLTQGRALFGLGPGSLPTDAAMLGLSQIDTRELLAENTDIIMRLLRGETVSAKTRTHELFDAKIQMAPYSDPLFDVVVAAIASPTGARLAGKYGIGLLSIAATLTADGFSALQHHWGMLEEFAAQAGRSDEVDRSTWRLVGPFHIAETKEQAYKDVAYGIEYWFNYLQHVAAFPQMDVRGTNCEEMIDFINTSGIGVIGTAEEARAQVQRLVDQSGGFGTLLIQGHDWANPQATRRSYELFAQDVMPHFQGQAQPMLDAAARAQAVREGQAAEHVKAVEHMTKKYAAELGRA is encoded by the coding sequence ATGAATCGACTGAAGTTTGGAACCTTCCTCGCACCAATACACACACCGGGACAGAACCCGACACTGCTACTGCAGCGTGACCTCGAATTCGTCCAGTATCTCGAAACTCTCGGATACGACGAGGCCTGGTTCGGTGAACATCACTCCGCCGGTGCCGAGATTTACGCCTCGCCGGAGATCATGATCGCCGCCGCAGGTGAGCGCACCAGCCGCATCAAGCTGGGCACCGGCGTCACGTCGGTGTCGTACCACAATCCGCTGTGGGCGGCCGAGCGCATGGTGATGCTCGATCACCTGACACAGGGTCGCGCATTATTCGGTCTCGGTCCGGGCTCGCTGCCCACCGACGCCGCCATGCTAGGACTCTCGCAGATCGACACCCGGGAGTTGTTGGCGGAGAACACCGACATCATCATGCGGCTGCTTCGCGGCGAGACCGTGTCGGCAAAGACGCGCACCCATGAACTGTTCGACGCCAAAATCCAAATGGCGCCATACTCCGACCCACTGTTCGACGTCGTCGTCGCCGCCATCGCGTCCCCCACCGGCGCCCGCTTGGCGGGCAAGTACGGCATCGGCCTGCTGTCGATCGCAGCCACGCTCACCGCCGACGGTTTCAGTGCGCTGCAGCATCACTGGGGCATGCTCGAGGAGTTCGCGGCCCAGGCCGGCCGTAGCGACGAGGTCGATCGCTCCACCTGGCGCCTGGTCGGCCCGTTTCACATCGCCGAGACCAAAGAGCAGGCCTACAAGGACGTCGCATACGGCATCGAGTACTGGTTCAACTATCTCCAGCACGTCGCCGCCTTCCCGCAGATGGACGTCCGCGGCACCAACTGCGAAGAGATGATCGACTTCATCAACACCTCCGGCATCGGCGTCATCGGCACTGCAGAAGAGGCACGCGCACAGGTGCAGCGGCTCGTCGACCAATCCGGCGGCTTCGGCACCCTGCTGATCCAGGGCCATGACTGGGCCAACCCGCAGGCCACCCGGCGCTCGTACGAGCTGTTCGCGCAAGACGTGATGCCACACTTCCAGGGTCAGGCGCAGCCGATGCTCGACGCCGCCGCACGCGCGCAAGCAGTTCGCGAGGGCCAGGCCGCCGAGCACGTCAAGGCTGTCGAACACATGACCAAGAAATACGCAGCCGAATTGGGACGGGCATAG
- a CDS encoding 2,3-butanediol dehydrogenase encodes MRALRYYGANDIRLDDIPEPEPGPGMIKVAVEAAGICGSDIHEYKSGPISTPVQAPHPLTGEQTPIVLGHEFCGTVVAVGEGVERIAVGQQVAANAALWCGQCPPCLEGSTNVCQSIGFHGVSGGGGAFAAFDVIHERNAHVIPDSVLPSVGALLEPLATAIHAVKMAELHPGDHTVVFGAGPIGLMVLSVLSAMGLESIIAVEPGASRAAAATRCGATTVIDPFTEDVRTRIAEITGGGRVGASFDAAAAPDSLHVAIDITGVHGRVINIAAWERGVEFNPTSLLFREVSLHGSLAYTSKDFDDAVAHAATRAETLAGMITSTIALDDVITAGFDRLAYDKHDEIKVLVRP; translated from the coding sequence GTGAGAGCTCTTCGCTACTACGGGGCCAACGACATTCGTCTCGATGACATTCCCGAACCAGAGCCCGGCCCAGGAATGATCAAAGTTGCAGTCGAAGCGGCCGGAATCTGCGGATCCGACATCCATGAATACAAGAGCGGTCCGATCTCTACGCCCGTGCAGGCGCCGCATCCACTCACCGGCGAGCAGACGCCGATCGTGCTCGGGCACGAGTTCTGCGGCACGGTTGTGGCGGTGGGCGAGGGTGTCGAGCGCATCGCGGTTGGACAGCAGGTGGCCGCAAACGCCGCCTTGTGGTGCGGACAGTGCCCGCCCTGTCTGGAGGGCTCGACCAACGTGTGCCAGAGTATCGGATTCCACGGGGTCAGCGGCGGCGGTGGCGCGTTCGCTGCCTTCGATGTGATTCACGAGCGCAACGCGCACGTTATCCCGGACTCGGTACTCCCTTCGGTCGGAGCGCTGCTCGAACCGCTGGCGACCGCCATCCATGCCGTCAAGATGGCGGAACTGCACCCCGGTGACCACACTGTGGTTTTCGGAGCCGGGCCCATCGGGCTGATGGTCCTGAGCGTCCTGAGCGCCATGGGCCTTGAGTCCATCATTGCAGTCGAGCCCGGCGCGTCTCGAGCCGCGGCCGCCACCCGGTGTGGCGCAACCACGGTCATCGATCCGTTCACTGAGGACGTTCGCACCAGGATCGCCGAGATCACCGGTGGCGGTCGGGTCGGGGCGAGTTTCGACGCTGCCGCCGCTCCAGACAGTCTGCACGTCGCGATCGATATCACGGGTGTACACGGACGTGTTATCAACATCGCGGCGTGGGAACGCGGCGTCGAGTTCAATCCAACCAGCCTACTGTTCCGGGAGGTGTCCCTACATGGAAGTCTGGCGTACACCAGCAAGGACTTCGACGATGCGGTCGCGCACGCGGCAACGCGAGCGGAAACGTTGGCGGGCATGATCACATCCACCATCGCTCTCGACGATGTGATCACTGCCGGATTCGACCGCTTGGCATATGACAAGCACGACGAGATCAAGGTGCTGGTACGGCCCTGA
- a CDS encoding MFS transporter, giving the protein MTSKQFWLTATILAVVAASFEIQQLMVIPLMGLLSTSLDVSATVTTWIVLSALISGAILTGPLCRLADRIGPKKIYVIAATAVLIGNALCALALAWHFPALMLFGRALVGINIAAAMGIAILKSLGTAKQMQMGMGMVTLGNGLGVVPSFLLAGFLIDQGSSLTTVFWVTAVLAAACVLMLLAIPHTQGWRNVRIPFLSSVLIGAWVLPICLYLSLGNSWGWASWSALGVLMFAIVAFACWLRFELTSDNPLIPLRMLRGNALVGYYATACIGLLAYGYYLTASAFAQAPPEQTGYGFGVSVFESGLILIPVGILVTLLGPVVGRLMHVVGPKWVLITGSAILTLQFILMAAFKSELWQMYAYAAMFGVGVALFLPAGWSVFAMQAKHEEIGITAGMALILQMIYGALAAAIGTVLLTRELISDSALSVESGYTSVFLVYAIGMAIAVGLGFFVNTKRDGYTTGDQELAQ; this is encoded by the coding sequence TTGACCTCGAAGCAGTTCTGGCTCACCGCAACGATCCTCGCCGTCGTCGCAGCGTCGTTCGAGATCCAACAACTGATGGTCATCCCGCTAATGGGATTGCTGTCAACATCGCTGGATGTATCAGCCACCGTCACGACGTGGATCGTCCTCTCGGCCTTAATCTCTGGAGCCATTCTGACCGGCCCTCTGTGCCGGCTCGCTGACCGGATCGGACCGAAGAAAATCTACGTCATCGCGGCGACCGCGGTCCTGATCGGGAACGCCCTGTGCGCCCTGGCGCTGGCGTGGCACTTCCCCGCATTGATGCTATTCGGGCGCGCTCTCGTCGGCATCAACATCGCAGCAGCGATGGGTATCGCGATCCTCAAATCGCTGGGAACAGCGAAGCAGATGCAGATGGGCATGGGGATGGTGACACTCGGCAACGGACTCGGTGTCGTCCCCTCCTTCCTATTGGCCGGCTTCCTCATCGACCAGGGATCGAGCTTGACTACGGTCTTCTGGGTAACCGCAGTCCTGGCAGCCGCCTGCGTCCTGATGCTGTTGGCCATTCCACACACTCAGGGGTGGCGCAACGTTCGAATTCCGTTCTTGTCGTCGGTGCTGATCGGCGCCTGGGTACTGCCGATCTGCCTGTACCTGAGCCTCGGCAACTCTTGGGGTTGGGCTTCCTGGTCGGCGCTTGGGGTCTTGATGTTCGCAATCGTCGCTTTCGCATGCTGGTTGCGCTTCGAATTGACCTCGGACAACCCGCTCATCCCGCTCCGGATGCTCCGCGGTAACGCACTCGTCGGCTACTACGCGACCGCATGCATCGGCCTGCTTGCCTACGGCTACTACCTGACAGCCTCAGCGTTCGCACAAGCACCACCCGAACAGACTGGATACGGCTTCGGAGTCAGCGTCTTCGAGTCTGGCCTAATCCTCATCCCTGTCGGGATTCTGGTCACTCTTCTCGGCCCCGTCGTCGGGCGGCTGATGCACGTCGTCGGGCCGAAATGGGTGCTGATCACCGGATCAGCAATCTTGACACTCCAGTTCATATTGATGGCGGCTTTCAAGTCCGAACTGTGGCAGATGTACGCGTACGCAGCGATGTTCGGCGTCGGGGTGGCGTTGTTCCTGCCGGCTGGCTGGTCGGTGTTCGCCATGCAGGCAAAACATGAGGAAATCGGCATCACTGCCGGCATGGCGTTGATCCTGCAGATGATCTACGGCGCTCTCGCCGCCGCGATCGGAACCGTACTCCTGACCCGAGAACTGATATCAGACAGCGCATTGTCGGTCGAAAGCGGCTACACGAGTGTCTTTTTAGTCTACGCGATCGGAATGGCAATCGCTGTCGGTCTTGGCTTCTTCGTCAACACCAAACGCGACGGCTACACCACTGGCGACCAGGAGCTGGCCCAGTGA
- a CDS encoding SDR family NAD(P)-dependent oxidoreductase, protein MSHQIQNGLLDGKVAVVTGAASGIGRSIAEHFVAQGAAVLLTDISDAGGTALADALGDSCQYAHTDVTAESDIADAIATAVSTFGKLDIMVNNAGAQGDPSPIVDANPDGFDHTLALLTRSVLLGHKHAARQFISQQSSGSIISTASAAAIQGGWSTTGYTTAKHAVVGLVRQAAAELGPSGIRSNAIAPGIIMTPIMSRTFGVPDSDADEFLEFLADRLSAGQPSRRVGFPDDIAAVATFLASDLSRYVNGTLIPVDGGATNVTLGAFATDVVAAAEEFLSSR, encoded by the coding sequence ATGTCACATCAAATCCAGAACGGCCTCCTCGACGGGAAGGTCGCAGTCGTCACCGGGGCCGCGAGCGGCATCGGACGCTCGATAGCCGAGCACTTCGTCGCCCAGGGCGCCGCCGTGCTGCTCACTGACATCAGCGACGCCGGAGGTACCGCCCTGGCAGATGCGCTGGGTGATTCATGCCAGTACGCGCACACCGACGTCACCGCCGAGTCCGACATCGCCGACGCGATCGCTACCGCAGTGAGCACGTTCGGAAAGCTCGACATCATGGTCAACAACGCCGGTGCGCAGGGCGATCCATCACCCATTGTCGACGCGAACCCGGATGGTTTCGACCACACCCTGGCGCTTCTGACACGGTCGGTATTGCTCGGACACAAGCACGCGGCGCGACAGTTCATAAGCCAGCAATCGTCGGGCAGTATTATCTCCACGGCCAGTGCCGCAGCCATCCAGGGTGGGTGGAGCACAACCGGTTACACGACGGCGAAACACGCCGTTGTTGGACTGGTACGCCAGGCTGCCGCCGAGCTGGGTCCGTCGGGTATCCGCTCCAACGCGATCGCCCCAGGGATCATCATGACCCCGATCATGTCCCGCACGTTCGGGGTACCCGACTCCGACGCCGACGAATTCCTTGAGTTCCTCGCTGACCGTCTGAGCGCCGGCCAGCCGTCCCGCCGAGTGGGTTTCCCGGACGATATCGCAGCGGTCGCAACATTTCTCGCGAGCGATCTGTCCCGCTATGTGAACGGAACCCTGATTCCGGTCGACGGTGGTGCCACAAACGTGACGCTCGGAGCGTTCGCCACAGACGTGGTCGCCGCGGCCGAGGAATTCCTCTCCAGTCGGTAG
- a CDS encoding recombinase family protein has product MLIGYARSSADENPNHQIDALVRAGVAAENVHIDHAGGAKASRPELDLALARLREGDVLVITRLDRLGRSVLHLVTLGAELRERGIGLKVLEQGIDTATAEGRAMCGMLSVLAELQRELIVANTRDGLAAARARGRKGGRPSKLSPDQIELAQRLYGAGEHTVAQIAGMLKVPRTTVYGHLNTRRAPVAQESAVVADPPVRPSRTCPSCGYEPTTRAEAAHQRADLAVTWLHADPHHPGRVLSRHHCRHCEPGQPAFDIACSVCGDGPILAGALAEQAKNGNLTEPVRRWLTAAEWAVTPDLLCPGHTYAAQ; this is encoded by the coding sequence ATGCTGATTGGTTACGCCCGCTCCAGTGCAGACGAGAACCCCAACCATCAGATCGATGCTTTGGTCCGCGCCGGGGTGGCCGCCGAGAACGTCCACATCGACCATGCGGGTGGGGCTAAGGCGTCACGTCCCGAGCTGGATCTGGCGTTGGCGCGGCTACGCGAGGGCGATGTCCTGGTGATCACCCGGCTCGACCGGCTCGGACGGTCGGTGCTGCACCTGGTCACCCTCGGTGCCGAGCTCCGTGAGCGCGGCATCGGCCTGAAGGTGCTCGAGCAGGGCATCGATACCGCCACCGCCGAGGGCCGCGCCATGTGCGGCATGTTGTCGGTCCTCGCCGAGCTTCAGCGCGAGCTGATCGTGGCGAACACCCGTGACGGCCTCGCGGCCGCCCGCGCCCGCGGCCGCAAGGGCGGCCGTCCGTCGAAGCTCAGCCCGGATCAGATCGAACTCGCTCAACGCCTCTACGGCGCCGGCGAGCACACCGTCGCGCAGATCGCGGGCATGCTGAAGGTGCCGCGCACCACGGTCTATGGGCATCTGAACACACGCCGGGCACCGGTCGCGCAGGAGAGCGCCGTGGTCGCCGATCCTCCTGTCCGCCCGTCTCGGACGTGCCCATCCTGCGGATATGAGCCGACCACTCGCGCCGAGGCAGCGCACCAACGTGCCGACCTCGCGGTGACGTGGCTCCACGCCGATCCCCACCACCCGGGGAGGGTCCTCAGCCGGCACCACTGTCGGCATTGCGAACCCGGGCAACCGGCATTCGACATCGCCTGCAGCGTCTGCGGCGACGGACCCATCCTCGCCGGCGCGCTCGCCGAACAAGCGAAGAACGGCAACCTGACCGAGCCCGTTCGACGATGGCTCACTGCAGCGGAATGGGCAGTCACCCCAGATCTCTTATGTCCGGGCCACACATATGCCGCTCAGTGA
- a CDS encoding CopG family transcriptional regulator, whose translation MTESRPGRIPVGDPIALRFDPETKHRLDEMAEGIGPRRFGALIRVACRRLVTQPKAVPNRLEEARRLSAVRRAIPLVMLTLKLEPDTVRKFTALAVEYDTTVSALMRIALHRFLETPGRYKHPMLREAERTGLSDKVEGMVNPSAKHQIWRLAGRHGDKLNTALLQVALRRLLGKPGDLTADLENIAPLRDLRPEIYPARVNVHFDEPLRDRLDTLAARLGSDRAELMRLAAERVLEAPGMIEQAVNGEIFRSEKNRAHLMARHARRQARRRTQPD comes from the coding sequence ATGACTGAGTCGAGGCCAGGGCGGATCCCGGTGGGCGATCCCATCGCGCTGCGCTTCGACCCAGAAACCAAACACCGACTCGACGAGATGGCCGAGGGCATCGGCCCGCGCCGGTTCGGGGCGCTGATCCGCGTCGCCTGCCGGCGACTGGTCACCCAGCCCAAAGCCGTCCCCAACCGTCTCGAGGAAGCGCGGCGACTCTCGGCAGTCCGGCGGGCGATCCCGCTGGTCATGCTCACGCTCAAGCTGGAACCGGACACAGTGCGGAAGTTCACGGCGCTGGCCGTCGAGTACGACACCACGGTCAGCGCACTCATGCGGATTGCCCTGCACCGATTCCTGGAAACCCCAGGCCGCTACAAACATCCCATGCTCCGCGAGGCAGAGCGGACCGGACTCTCCGACAAGGTCGAGGGCATGGTCAACCCCTCGGCCAAGCACCAGATCTGGCGTCTCGCCGGCCGACACGGGGACAAGCTCAACACCGCGCTTCTCCAGGTTGCTCTTCGCCGCCTACTCGGTAAGCCCGGTGACCTCACCGCAGACCTGGAGAACATCGCACCGCTGCGCGATCTTCGGCCCGAAATCTATCCGGCCAGGGTGAATGTGCACTTCGACGAGCCCCTGCGCGACAGGCTCGACACCTTGGCCGCCCGGCTGGGGTCCGATCGTGCCGAGTTGATGCGTCTGGCCGCGGAGCGTGTGCTCGAGGCCCCCGGCATGATCGAACAGGCTGTGAACGGCGAGATCTTCCGCAGCGAGAAGAACAGAGCGCATCTCATGGCCCGCCACGCCCGCCGCCAGGCGCGACGCCGCACACAGCCCGACTGA
- a CDS encoding HNH endonuclease, whose product MWHRNPVIRKPETDYDLAASHRSAANKALIEGLRSRVFKHYTDYPKLREAPWDYNDELPLGPAERKALISNYDLLSRGRPLASLRDEILASARNGLCAFCGRNDVSTIDHFLPKEKFPEYSILIDNLIAACPRCNQKKRDGVGVPGRRYIYPSTSPLACSPLLTCIVTVEDGTPYFDFEGSSSLDPEVRQCVEFHLDTLELRDSFSIGALNELLEKIDLFRELFEIGGTAELLVQLNRCKSSIVKNFGVSFWKVAVYEGLINCAEFTQDPVSATTCLV is encoded by the coding sequence ATGTGGCATAGAAATCCGGTTATCCGCAAACCGGAAACGGACTATGATCTTGCAGCGTCACATAGATCTGCTGCGAACAAGGCCCTGATCGAGGGTCTTCGCAGTCGAGTTTTTAAACATTACACGGACTACCCTAAGCTGCGAGAGGCGCCGTGGGATTACAACGATGAACTGCCCCTTGGCCCTGCGGAGCGAAAGGCACTGATAAGTAACTATGACTTGCTTAGCCGTGGGCGGCCGCTAGCGTCTCTACGCGATGAAATTCTAGCATCGGCGAGAAACGGGCTATGCGCCTTCTGCGGAAGAAACGATGTTTCGACGATTGATCACTTCCTGCCCAAGGAGAAATTCCCTGAGTACAGCATACTAATAGATAACCTGATCGCGGCGTGTCCACGTTGCAATCAAAAAAAGCGGGATGGCGTAGGTGTGCCTGGCCGGCGATATATCTATCCTTCCACATCCCCTTTGGCGTGTTCTCCCTTGTTGACGTGCATTGTGACAGTCGAAGATGGTACGCCCTACTTCGATTTTGAGGGAAGTAGTAGCCTGGACCCAGAAGTCCGCCAATGCGTAGAGTTTCACTTAGATACGCTTGAATTGCGTGACTCGTTTAGCATCGGAGCGCTGAATGAGCTTCTTGAGAAGATCGATTTATTCCGTGAATTGTTTGAAATAGGAGGGACTGCTGAACTGCTGGTTCAACTTAATAGGTGTAAGTCATCTATCGTAAAGAATTTCGGCGTGTCATTTTGGAAGGTTGCGGTTTACGAGGGTCTAATTAATTGTGCTGAATTTACGCAAGATCCTGTTTCGGCGACCACTTGTCTCGTCTAG